The following is a genomic window from Phaseolus vulgaris cultivar G19833 chromosome 6, P. vulgaris v2.0, whole genome shotgun sequence.
TTTGACTGTAAAAGTAATATCTtttcataataatgaaaaaagtatttgttatcCTTTAAATGAATTACATTCACTTAACATCccactttaataatataataatatatattaattttttaaattaaaaataaattaaatattattattcagaATGTcgaatgagttttttttttatttagtatcatcatccaaaataaaaatagaatattaTGTTTAAAAAGACATTAGTGATCAAAGGGACATAGTTGTGTTGAGCACATAGTGTTGTGCTTTACCATGTTTAGCTAAATGGAATTAATAattggtgtgtgtgtgtggagCCTGCAAACAAAGGAAAGGCAGGCAGAACCAAACTCAATTATTCCCATTTTTATGCCATCATCCATGACGTCATCACCCGACAACCAGCGGAAAATCCAACCATCAGAATCTCTCACACGTGGGATGATATCCACCGCCCGATGTCCCTGAAACACACCACACTCTCAACATATATCACCAAAACCTTATTCCAAACACTCCTCTTTCTTTCAATTCTCCTCCCCACATATCAAACAAACTGTTCAGGTTTCTATTCCAAAGCCCAATCAAACGCACCTCTGTTCCGACACCAACTAACTCTGAACTCCCGAGGTTGCTCCTGCGCTGTTTAATAtccaattaattaattacttaattaattGTTTGATTCATGACTACTGCTATGGAGGCAGAGCGTGACAAGTACAAGATGATCGATTTCGAAGAAACCGAGTTGCGACTCGGGTTGCCGCTGAGTGCAAACGAGACCGAGTCCACGCTCATCAGAAACACTTCCTCTGCTTCCTTCACTGGGAAGAGAGGGTTTTCCGATACAACCACTGCTAGCGTGGATTTGAAGCTTAACCTTTCCTCAACCTCAAACAATGTCTCCGCCACACCCTCTTCCGACATGGCCAAAGACAACACCGCTTCTGCTGCTGCCAACACTACTACACCCTCTTCTCCTCCTGTTAAGGACCCAGCAAAGCCACCTGCAAAGTTAGTTTCTCCTCCTTcctatttaaattttttctgcCTCTGACCTATTTTATCACAAATTATTGAATGGTCTGAAATAACATCAACTCAATCACAGTTTTTATGttcagtttttttatttattttatatataaattacaagAAACTATACTTATTACATGCTACTgcgaataattttttatataacaattttttcctttttcttgcTGCTTTTATTATAGTATTCTTGTGTTCAATTAATGCATGTGGTTTGGCACTGGTGGTGAATAATACTGGTAAGACAGATAATGAAACAGTAGTGCTGGTACCTAACTCTGTGATGGAACTGGCTACGGAAACTGTATATGAGATATGGTAACTTATACCTTGTTTAGAATTCAGAAGGAAAATTGTTTTTGGTTTAACATCCTTTTTTGTTGGAGATCTAACATACTGCTCCTTTTTATAGTGTATATAAATTGACGCAGATTTGATTTCAGAAATTGATTTTCTAAAAGTTTGTTCATATTGTATAAGTGAATGCCATAGAAATTGATCTGATAAAAGTTTTTTCACTGTAAATCTGATAAATTGTTGCTATGAAAGTGTTGGGTACAAGTTAATTAATGATTATAGACAGATGAGAAGTTGATGTATATATTATAGTGAATTAGGGAGATGTATATGATGAGGAAGGATGATTTTGGTTATTGGTTGGAGTGAAAGGTAGAGAAAGTAAAAAGGAGAGTGTAAATGTAATTAGGGGTTGGAGGAAAGGGAAAGTGTGGTGGAGATGTTAAGGAAGAAAAAGTGAGGAGTGGTGGAGTAGAAGAGGATGCAGAAATTTGGGTGGATTGCTTTTGCGGATGGCATGGTTCGTTGTCGGGTAGACAGAGGAAAAGGACAGGACACATGGAATCTTACCTTTTCTCAACCACCCAACAATTTCTCACTCAAACCATCAAAGGCCAAAAAGGAAAAGGATAGTCCACGCACCTGTCCCATCGCCTAACATTAACATTAATTCCAAAAGCATGTGCCCAACACAAGCAATTATTATATGCCCCAATAACCCCCCAACTTAgccacaactttttttttttattaaaccaaAACCACAGTGAATTCAAAGTTTCAAACCACACGGCTCTTACCAATTATTTCCGTGCCTTGACCGTCAAATTTGTGCAGCTTGCAGATCACTCGCGCACGCTACATGTTTGTTGATGTAGTTTATTGTGGTGAATTTTCAGGGCACAAGTGGTGGGTTGGCCACCAGTGAGGTCATTCCGAAAGAACATAGTTAACAATAATGTTCAAAAGAGCAACAACAAAGAGGAGGTACAAGGTGGTACAAGTGGCAGGAACCACGGGAACACGGGAGCAGCTTTTGTTAAGGTGAGCATGGACGGTGCTCCCTATCTACGTAAGGTAGATTTGAAGGTGTACAAGAGCTATCAAGAGCTGTCGGATTCACTGGCAAAAATGTTCAGTTCATTCACCATTGACAAGTGCGAATCCCAAGGCATGAAAGACTTCATGAACGAGACCAAGTTGATTGATTTTCTCAACGGCTCTGATTATGTACCAACCTATGAAGACAAAGATGGAGACTGGATGCTCGTGGGTGACGTACCCTGGGAGTGAGTCTAAAATCTTCATCTTTTACATTtctcattattttatttcctcTAATCAACCACAACACTATAATTTCACAGAATGTTCGTGGAATCCTGCAAGCGCCTGCGTATAATGAAAGGATCTGAGGCAATCGGGCTTGGTTAGTTATCTTAATCAACTTTCAAATCAACCACAAAAGATCTTATCTTATCTTAATcagttaattaatttattaattattgaattGACAGCACCCAGAGCAGTGGAAAAGCGCAAGAACAGAAGCTAGAGTTAAATCTGTACATTAATTCCATGTTTATGTTCCAAACTCTGTTGCTCTTTGGTGGTACCCATTGAAGCTGATGAATTGATTTCTGGAGCAAGGGGTAGTCTGATTAATATAGGAGGCAAGTTATTATGTATAATGTGTCGGTAccattttttatgaataattttcttgtatatGTATTgtgtattttatatatatatgagaaaaTAGTTGGAAATGAGGGACAAGAAATAATGGAGTATGTCTATGTGGGCCCGATTTGTTCCTAGGTACAAAACACTGCAATGTCTATCGTTGGTGTGCATGTCTAATAAGAACAGTGTCTACGTTTGGTTACGCACAGCCTACACGTATGAATTAACTaggttattaatttatttgtttgtgaTGATAATCTGGTTGGTTGAGGAAGCAACGCAGAAGAGAAGATCGATGAAGAAAGTGATTGGGTGGGCCAGATTGGATCATGTGCTTGGTGGAACAGCCTTTGGTTAAGGGCTCCACTATTTATTTCACATGTTTCCACTTTCTTTCCTCTGCCCTTCCTTCACTCTCCACTTTCTctatactttttcttttcttttcttgcaaaataaattattatcacttattttcttcctttctactcctctattaaaaaaatgttttaataaaattaagaaataataatgtttactgcgtacttttattattttaaagagtaTAAGTATATATAAAATGTGATAACCAAAATGGGTATAACAGACatctataaaaaaaagataaacagaaaactatataaaaaaacagataaataaaaaattgaatatggTTGAGATTGTCCCTCAAGTTGAGAATGAATGTTCAGGATGTCCAATTTGGAACGAGAACTTGAAAAAGATGAAGTTCATAAAGCTTTGATGAAGATGTTTCCAAGTTAGTGAGAAGAAGCCAGTAAACCAGAATTAACTTTCTTACTACCAATGTGTTTAGTTAATTTCAAGTACCTCACCATGTAAAAATGCATACAAACAATTGTTGTTTTATCCAATAACCAGTAAAATTGGTTTAAATAACTAATATAACATCACATTTTTAAATAACCATACATGCATACCTCCCATTCCAGCCGTATACATCATTTATaaacactttttatttttttctcaccGTAATGTTTGAGATaacaattttatcatttaaacGTCAGTGAGAAAGTTGATGAAAATATTTGTTGTATTAAACTTTCTCTAGTGGGaagataatttaatttttttagttttgtattcTATTTTTTCACCTTACtagcttcttctttttttcgtGATTTGTGACTTATGAAAAAAtgactaaaatttaaaaaaaataaaatgttgtttttactcaaactaataataaaaataaacatattttttaaatatttttttattttatttgattacattttttattattcaaaggaaaataattttatcattgttaacttatatttttatgataCAAATTagctaaaataatttatactcTTATTTAACTTTtcttaacatttaaaaataaacaacatcaaatagatttttttttaaataaaagggaGTACATTTAAACATGATATTTACTAACTTGCTTTTTTTATGCGAAACTTTATTTGAGACATCTtgaaatttttagtttttttattttatttatatatatatatattttaaagaacttAATGTAGTAGATTAGACATttgttaattttagtttatgtttGAATTGAAGGATATTGTTGAaatcaaaaaaaaatatggaggtgcagaatAAGGTATGGAGGTACAAGAAGAATTTGGCAATGAGACTAATAGGTTGAAAACACCAACCCAACTCTTCAACTTTTGGTGGATTGGTCAATGGGTCCTCGGGTGAAGGCCATTTTGGCAACCTAAATGAGTGCttgtattaagaaaaaaaaaataataaatcatattaatataataaaattgagtttaatttttaaacattatGAAAACATGTTTATTGTCAAGTAATAAAACTAATCCaagacataattttttaaaagtaagttttaatgattttaaaaatttatagttTATGATTGTTTTTCAATAGTTTTTAATCCTTTAGttcatacatatttttttataaaaaatattttttattacattcaaataaaaatttaaattataataaaaataattatgtatcTATGAATAATtgccaaaataaattaaaaatttcaatgATTTCAAACGCATCTTAATCTTATATATATGACAAATAATCCTCGAACAAAGTATTGTGTGCACACCCTCGTCTAACAAATAATACTTAGATTGATCGGATATAACTATGACTAATGCATGATTCTTTAAATGAGATATGAGAACAAAATATcaagttatatatttttgtcaAGTTCACACTCTTCTATTgcattttaaattactaaaacatTGTTAATTCTTTTAAGTAGCCTAATAAACttattttcaacattttctttaattttgatttcttttcattttattatacaATTTGTCCATTCTGTCATGTTTCAatggttttatatttttattttattttattttttcattttatttgaagAATTATTCTTTAAATACACATTTTCCAATACTTACTGAGAATTTGAAAAAGGAAtaagtattataaatataataagattttaattatatacataaaaaatttacttaTATAATAAGTAGGAAtgaaattcatatttttcatgtttaaaaatagaaagcaaatttcatatataaaaaaattaaagaacaaaAATAAGTAACTAAATAAGGTTGACCAAGTCTGAAACTCAATCCTCTAGCAGCCATTCTTATCTCATTTTACTTCTCTCTCTCATTCGTAAAAGTTGCCACGTATAGATTATAGCCGCCGGTGACGTGGACTTGGTGCATATGGTGTCTTAACATAAATGAAGGGAAATGCATCCAGTGGAAAACGATGACTATTCTGCatcaattatttaatataaataagagaGAGCAAGCAAAACTTTGGGAAAAGTTCTGAAtttaaagtgagagagagatgGGAAAAGCTCGAGTAGTGATCCAGCTATTGTTCTGCTTGATTGTGACCGCCACCGCCCAACAATGCGGTCGTCAAGCCGGCGGGAGTAGATGTTCCGGCAACCTGTGCTGCAGCCAATTCGGGTGGTGCGGGAACACCGCAGAATACTGTTCACCCTCTCAGAACTGCCAGAGCAACTGCTGGGGCAGCGGTGGAAGCGCCTCCAATGTTCGGGCCACGTATCATTACTACCAACCAGAGCAACACGGGTGGGATCTGAACGCCGTGAGTGCTTACTGCTCAACTTGGGATGCCGGAAAATCTTACGCTTGGCGCAGCAAATATGGCTGGACAGCTTTCTGTGGCCCCGTTGGCCCTACTGGCAGAGACTCTTGTGGAAGGTGTCTGCGGGTACGTAATCATAAATTTCATTCATtcatatttttctgggttattGGTGTAGTTAACAAcattttatagattaaattgttaaaaatttcatgtttattaaagataaaaatatttaatattatataagtgAGATAAGTTATTGGaaattaaatattgaataaaaattaagacgtttaataatatataattgggGTAAACTATTGGAAATTCTAGAGATCAATACATTAATagtataatttgattttataacactaaaaaaattattagaaattaaaaataattagttacaatagtgtCTAAATCTAGAGATTAATAcattaatagtataatttaattttataatactaaaaaaaaatcattaaatagaaactaattttaaaaattaaaaataattagttacaatagtgtctaaattagagactaaaaaaattattagtttttaaattagtttctaatattgataaataatttctaaattgatatctaattatctatcaaggttttaacaacaacttatttagattctaaatttggtagcaaaaactttggtaacaaattaaataacaatttagaaactattcgtcgaaactaatttagaaaccaataatttttttagtttttataatggtctctaatttaatcactatagtaactaattattttttgtctctaaaattagtttctatttaatgattttcttgtagtgtaaggttgaattagacttaaagtatattttttaatatgatataagAGTCATTTAGAATCTATCAAAACAAGAGAGTTTATTGTCTTATTAAGTCATCTGCTATCGAATTGTTACtagattatttataaatatataatctcacATACAAGATAAAAAGTCTTGACATGAGAAGAAATATTGAAGATTCAACCTCAACTAAAGATTAAATCATTTCATATT
Proteins encoded in this region:
- the LOC137831806 gene encoding auxin-induced protein AUX28, giving the protein MTTAMEAERDKYKMIDFEETELRLGLPLSANETESTLIRNTSSASFTGKRGFSDTTTASVDLKLNLSSTSNNVSATPSSDMAKDNTASAAANTTTPSSPPVKDPAKPPAKAQVVGWPPVRSFRKNIVNNNVQKSNNKEEVQGGTSGRNHGNTGAAFVKVSMDGAPYLRKVDLKVYKSYQELSDSLAKMFSSFTIDKCESQGMKDFMNETKLIDFLNGSDYVPTYEDKDGDWMLVGDVPWEMFVESCKRLRIMKGSEAIGLAPRAVEKRKNRS
- the LOC137831807 gene encoding pathogenesis-related protein PR-4-like, translated to MGKARVVIQLLFCLIVTATAQQCGRQAGGSRCSGNLCCSQFGWCGNTAEYCSPSQNCQSNCWGSGGSASNVRATYHYYQPEQHGWDLNAVSAYCSTWDAGKSYAWRSKYGWTAFCGPVGPTGRDSCGRCLRVTNTGTGAQTTVRIVDQCSNGGLDLDVGVFNRLDTNGQGYQRGHLIVNYEFVDCGNELNLALHAPN